From the genome of Tenrec ecaudatus isolate mTenEca1 chromosome 1, mTenEca1.hap1, whole genome shotgun sequence:
GAATGGACTATTACACTCAAGGTCCTGGGCTGACTGGGGAGGAGGGCCTGAGAATTTCTCCGTTGGTTCAGAAGCCTAGTAGCCGGCTTGGGTACCAAATCTAGGTGTTCTGGCTGAGTGTACTTGGATGAAGGGGATCTGGTGGTGCCTCGGGTTAAACACCAAGCGTGGAATCACAAGGTCGGTAgtttaaacccagcagccactctgcaggagaaagatgagaccgccGGCTCCCGTAAAGACTGAACAATCTCGAACTCCCAAGAAGCCCGGCCTGGGGGATcactgagtcagacttgacttgatggcagtaggtttggcttGGCTGTCTCAGTGAACCAAACACCAAGAGATTTCatctacccccaactaccatctaGAGGATCTGCCCAAAGACAAAGACCCAGGAACCCCTTGTGTCTGTGGCCATGCCCCTTGTTCACCTCGACCGGGCTCTCACCCTCTATGGTCCatatcctctcctccctgcaTCGCAATCAAACCAGGAACCCGCTCACCGAGTCCCAGCAACTCCCCAGAAGACGACAGACAGCGTTGAGGACAGAGCTGTAAAACAGAGCCTAGGGTAGGGAAAGAGTTGAAGAGGGGCGGGTGTCCAAGGACCCTGCCCTGTCCTCCCACAGCCAATAACTGAGGGGCTCGTCAGCACTCCCCCAGCAGTGAGGGCTGCCTGGATAAACAGGGCCAAGGAATTGATCCCATGGGGGAGAGTCTGAGTAAGGTCGAGCGGTGATGAATTCCAAGTCATCTAGAATTATAAACAATTCCAGTAACAAATGTCCAGAGAAAGCGAGAATtgttggaggggtgggggtgttgtttGCTTTCCCAAAAGTCTTTTCTCGAGTTAGTGGACTGGTAGCACTCTTGCTTGAAGAAGCTGCCCCATGAGGGTTTATTTACAGGGACCCCGCTCACACAGCAGGCCCCCAGGGCACCGGAGGGCAGAGGGCTTCGCTCGCCTAAGGATGGAAGCCTCTGGTAGAACCTAGGCCAGCCAGAGGCGGCTTCACACTTTCTCTGACTGCTTCTAGGTGCGGGAGCCCGGCTCCCCCTACCCAGGAGACCAGAGTCCAGCCCAGCCATGCCCGCACATCTGGAGCTGAGCCGCCCGCCTCGATCTCTCTCCTCCAACCACTGTGTCACTAATACTGCTCTAGGATCTGATGAGAATACCTGCCCTCACCAGGCAGAGGTCACACAAAGCACATGGCACACAAGACCCCGAGCACAGCATGCCCACACAGCCACCCGAGTCCCGGGACACACACTCGAGCCACCTTGTACTTGGACTCTGACACCCGGCAGAGACACCCGGCAGTGCACACCCAGGACACAGTCACACTCGCAGACACTCCCGGCCAgggacactcacacaagcacccacgcacacacacagtgaCCTGCACACTCGTGGAAGGAACTCAGCCACGGAGCCCTCCTGTCCTCGGACAGAAGGGTTGGAGGAAAAGGTTGAGCAGTCAGTGGGGTGTGGAGCGTCTTCCTCGGGAAACGGGTGCATTTAAGAAGCCCCCAAGATGAGCTGAAATCCCCCATGTCAACAAAGGGAAGCAGGccgcagggagggaggcaggcctgGGTCAGACCAGGTGCCCCCGGCCGTTGATGTAGATGCCATTGCCTGTGTGCTTCGCCCGGAGAGTCCCATTTTCCTGAACAAAATGGTTCATGGCCTGTTTGATGCCTTCATCccgatcctcctcctcctctgcccgcCCGGAGCCTGGAGACAGTAGTTCCGTTTGCGTCTCAATCTCCCTCACTGTGGTCAGCGTGGAGTAACTTCGGCCCTCTGGCTCTTCGCTCTGGAGACcaaaggcagagagggagagtcAGGGGCCGGGACACAGGCAGCCAATATGCCAAGCTGGGCAtgggtggggcggggcaggggcagagggcaggcaCCAGCAGGGTTCGGGGTTGGGGTCTCAGGGGACAGGGCCCGGGAGACAGGAGCAGTAGAGCAGAGATGCAGGGGCAGTGAAAGCCAGAGCTGAGGTGAGAGGAGCTGGTTGGGGGCTACTGACACCCCACATCTGGGACCAGGAGAGGGGCCTGAGGAGAGAGGTAGGGATGCCGGTGGGGCCGGGGGGGCCTCACCATCACAGAGCAGCTACTGTTGTCCTTGAGACTATCAGGGTGGCCCTCGGCTCTCAGCCCTACACTCTCCTCCGGCTGCAGGGCCGACAGGGGGAGGGATtagaacagagctcagccccCTCCCCTCAGCTCTTCACCCTATCTCCCACCAGCTTCCTCGtcttcccctgccccctgccccctgctcTCTCCTTAACACAAACATCCTCATCaccactccccgcacccccaaTCCCACCTGGAACCAGTGTgggcagtgacttcccagagcagCCCCCAGGCGAGCAGAGCGCCAGCAGACCCCAAGcagctgcacacacacacacacacacacacacacacacacacacacacacacacaccccaactccacccccagcccagcctcagagctggaaaaggccaggcctgtggcccctggTCTGCAGAGGGGTCCAGGCACAAGCCAACCCATCATGCACCCTCCCTTGGCCCCTACCTGGTTCCTGGGGTCTGCGTGCTGGGAATGCAGCCTGCGGATGGAGTTCTCTCTGGTTAGGGTCAGCTCCTCCTCACTGGAAAGATACCATTTTGTCAGGGGTTGAAGGCAGCCGCAGCCTCCCAGGACAAGACCAAGCCCGGGGAGACAGGCCTGGGAGTTTGACCATCATGGTCACGGTGAGTGTGCGCCTGCAGGTGGCGGTGTGGCCAGGACTCCATGCTGAGAGCCTGAGGGCACGTGTACACCCACGAGTGTGCACTCAGTGAACTCGGTGTGTGTACTCATTCGCGTGTACTGAGTAAACCGAAACTCAAGTGAATAGTGACCCTCGGGCAGAGGGTTCCCTCAGCCAGCAGTGGTCCAGGCCCCAGCTCCTTCTCCACCTCAGAAAGACCCAGCCCACCTCTCTGCTCCAGAAGCTTCCCAGACAGCCAATCACCGGGGCTCCCCTCTCTCCTTGCTGCTGGCCCACCTGCTGCTTGCCTCCCCTTGCCTTCCAGCATCCTCTACCCGCCCAGGTGCGGCCAGTACTCACTATTTCTGGGTCATCTGCTGGGCCTTGCGCCGATGGTACCGGGACatgagcaccaccaccaccaccaggaggcaGAACAGGAGCGCAGCGATTACACCCACTGTCACTACCGAGGCAGACACCAGGTCCACCTGCTTCACGCCGGCATCCTCAGGGTCTGCTGGAGGTAGGCCGCCATCTGAGATTCGTGCCCACATCCCTCACCCGCCTCAGCCCCACACACACTGTGCCCCGCAAGCACAGCCCAAGCCAGTCCCTCTCCAGGTCCCTGCAGAACTCATCCAGGCCAGCCGCCTGTGAGCAAACACTTGCCTGACTGGCCTCTTCTGTCCTGAGTCCTTCTGCCCTCCTTCACCAGACCCAGGCCCAGGACCCCAGCCCCCGGTGCTTACCAAGAACTTCCACCATGACCTGGAAATCCCTGGAGGACAGTGCATTGCTGACGTGGCAGACGTAGGTGCCGCTGTGCTCGGTGGTCAGCCGGGGAAAGCCCAGAGTGGCCCCCTCCACTCGGACCCCACTGGGCAGAGGCCCGTCCAGCCTGGAGGACAAGGAAGCTGATGAGTGCTGGCTAGGGCAGGCTGAGGCTGCCACCACCCAACATGCCCAGACAgctctccacctccctcccccatgacgtCACCCAGCGCCGCAGGCTGTTCCCAcggtgcccctccctcccctaagcAGGCCTAGGCAGAGGCCCCTCTCTCTGCCGCCCAGCCTGACCCgggcaccccccacacacactcgggAAAGAGCTACACGCATGCCATCCCACAGGCACCCACAGGTATCACGTCATGCAGCTCTGGGTACCAGGACAGGGCTGCAGTAGGGCACACACATGTGTTATAAAGTTCACACCACAGGACACTCTGCAACTCTCTGGGCTCAGAAGTGCATGGAAAATGTAACTGCAAGCTCCAACACCCATGATGCTACAGGGCAGGGTGCATGgacatagcctaagcccaagACCACATGTGTAATTTATATGCTCAAGTGTGAGAGCATGTCTGTCATGGGCTCACACGTATGTGTACACATGAGCCTTTCCTGACTCTTGCCACTCACACTTTGAGAGACTCCTAGCAGGAACTGCTCAGAGTGTCAAGGGTGTTTCTGAAGTGCTGGTCGTAATATAGGGAATGATCTATGAATGTGGGCTGTTACAGGTTACAGTCCGCTGCATCGGTCTGTTTTGTGTACTTACATAAATATACACAACATAGCTATTTAAATTCTGTGTCTGATGTTCCacaatttaaaagttaaaaagggggaaaaaagaaaagccaaggACTTCAGCATGCTAATGTCATTTAGTCGATTTCAAGATAACGGTCGCGTATTCTAAATGTCCGAAGGCAAGCCAAGACCTAGGGACCCAACGCATGTTCTTGTGTTGACCCGAACATGTGCCCTCAAGTTCATTTGGGGTTCAGAATACATTGGCCCAGGCCCATAATGAGTCCACACTGGctctttgggggtggggacatttgggggagggggagtggctgggggggcgggggaacaaTTCCTGGTCTCCAGCTGGACCctccctcaggcctgggcctcacctCGTCCAGTTGTACTCAGGAGGGGGCTGCCCTTCGCTTAGGCACTTGAGCATAGCTCCTTCTTTGCCGACATGCCACAGTGTTTGGTCTTCAAGGCCCCTCACAGAGGCCTCAGTAAGGACTGGAGAGGGAGATGGCAGGAGAAAGAATGGGAATGATGCCTTTGATCATGTTGCTCCTCCAAcagtccccgcccctcccctccccccctcccccagctccaccCTGCCTGGAAtagtctccccagcccttctccATCCCACTCATCAGCTGCCAAGGCTTAGCCCGGCCCCACCTGGCTGACAGCTCCTGGCCACACACCTCCCTTCCGCTGTGAGCTGAGTCCACACTGGTTTACCTGGGCCATGGATCGGATCAGATCACTAAGTCCTTTAGGGGAGCAACTGGGTGGACCTTTTCCTTAGTCCCCCACAGTGACAAGTTAGCACTCACCACAGAGCAGGTGCTCAATAAAGACTCCCTGACCAGTGGGAGGTTTAACAattacattcattcattcattcctttcACAAACACTTGTGGAGGGCCTGCTCTGTGCCTAGGGCTGGATTACTATGAATGAAAACAGTCCTATCCTCTCAGGGACTCAAGGTCTAATGCTAGGAAACCATCTATCATTTCCAGGGTACATTGTGTGTGCTGATCCCTAAGCAAGATGCTTGGAAGTCGTGGTTTCTAAGTCTCATCAGAACCCTGTAAAGGGGCTGTAATTAAACTCATTTTgctgatgaggaaactgaagcctAATGAGATTATGAAACAGCAGGGAAACAGTAGAGGTCGGGCTTGTCCCAAATCTACCCAGCTCCAAACCTAAAGCCAATGAGTGGAGTGTCGGTGGAGCAAAGGCaatgaagcacttggctgctaactgaaaggccagaggGTTGAACCCGCCAGTGGACCTACAAGAGGTGATGTGCTCCCAGAAGGATGACAGCCCTGGGgcacttctattctgtcctatcggCTCAACAACAAACCTTGCACTGTTCATGTCACTTTTGTATTTGATTCTCCAGAGGGCCCTGGGACACAGAACCGTCCATTTGTAAAGAGGATGGCACAGCAACTCAGCGAGGTCTAAGCAGTTCGCTGAGGTCACCACGTAGCACTGGGCCCCAGGTATTTGATCAGAGGATGAGCAAGGGTGCTCTCGGCCACATAACATACTCTCTCGAGGAGGATCTGGCCTGTCCCACCTAGGGAGACTCCTGAGGTCTCATCAAGCCCCCCACCCAAGCAACCTCAGTACTCACAAGCCACTTGGAGAATGTGTGTGATCCTTTGGTCCTGGAGCAGGCCAGGGTGGGACACCACACATGTGAGTGGCTGCCCGTTCATGCTGCGGCTGGGCACCAAGTGGAACTCCGAAGTGACAGCCGCAGAGCGGGGATGCTTAAAGGAGCGGCTGGAAGGTATGCCCTTGACCTCTGTGTCCCAGGTCACGCTGGGGGCCGGGCTGCCCTCAGCTGTGCAGGAGGCTGCCAGCGTCAGGCCCTGACCCTCTTCTAGTGCTGGGCCAGGGTTCAGCGACGGCAGGGGCGGCACTGCAGGGGGAGAGAGACCAGGTCGGGGGTCCGCACAAGCCCAGAGGGGaggcccagcccctcccaccttgGCCTTGCACAGGTGCAAAGTTTCAGGCCCCATTTCCTTCTTTCCTTACTTCACCAGCAAAGACATCAGATGAGTGGCGACATTTATGGGGGCTTTTACCCTTGTCTTTGCACCTTTCTCCCAGGTTAAGAATTTCTACAGTGAGCCTGGGTCACTTTTTTCAAATGCAAACAATGAAGTCACTTATAAACAAACCAAGTAAACAGCTGTATAATACTAATAGCTGCCCCCTTATTAAGCACTTACTATGTGCCGGGCATTATGCTAAGCACTTTACACACATTATTTCATCTGGTCAGCGAAGTAGGTATTATgattcccattttacaggtgaagaaaccGAAGCTCCAGGAGGATAAATGACTTGTCTGAGGTCATCAGCTATTAGGTGACAAAACCTAGATCCAACGCTCAGGTTTTTCTACTGCAAGGCTTGCAGGCAAATAAAGGGGAAATACAGAGGCTTGCACTTTTCTCTTCACAACCTCCACAGCCCAGGTACAGAGTGGGAGCGATTGACTTTGACCATAGGTCAAACGGTGAAAACAGTGGCTTCAAAGgtgacaccccaccaccaccgaatttacaatgaaaaagtgtgttaaaaaaaaataaaagtttcaTACTCTGACTTGTACATTTAAAAATGGTTGTGATGGCCAATGTTTTTTGCCTGTATTTTACCATACTACACGGGCCAAGGCACAGCTGAACCTGTGTGTCCACATCGGGGCTACAGAGTTTAAGAGAATTGATCCCAGGATGGGAAAGAAGGTTTGGGTATCAACCGATGCAGGAACCGGTGAGTTTAGCTTGGAGGAGCATAGGTTTGGGTGGGGCGTGGCACAGGCCCTCCGCTCTTTGGAAGTCTATTGCGCAGAAGAGAGGACATGCCCTGCAGTGTTGCTTCAGAGGGACCAGTAATGGAGGGCGATCTCACTTCCACGGACCGCAGAACTGCCTCATCAGAAGCCCATCCTGGCCGACCCAGGCCAGTCCGGCTGTCTCCGGCTGTTGGCAGTTACTTGGCGAGAATGTCTGGAGAGGTGGGAGGATGTGCCGGGTGATTCAACTTTCTTCAAACTGTCTTCCAGGACACCACTTCTTATTCCGGTTCTTCTCTGCCCCGGTCCATCTCTGAGGCGGCCACCTTTGCTCCCCACTGTCCCCAGTTTCTCCTCCCTGCGATGCCCAGCCTGGGGTCCTGGCCCCTCCCGTCCCCACCCCGCCCTGCTCCCCGGCCGCCCTCACTTACCCAGCACGCGGAGCCGCAGCCGCGCCTGGAAGCTGCCGGCGGGGAAGGTGCTGACGCGGCACTCGTACTCGCCCTCGTCCGCCTGCACCGCGTTGCGCAGGAGCACGGCGCCGTCCAGGGGGTCCCGCGGGGGCGGCGGCTGCTCCACGCGGCCCTCGTAGGCGGAGCCCACGTGCAGCCCGTATTTGGAGTGCAGTAGCGCCAGCTCCTGGGCGCCCTCCACCGCGTCCACGCGAGCCCACGCCACCTGCCCCACCTGCTCGTCAGGGTCTCCCCGGTAGAAGCAGGGCAGTTTTGCATCCTGGCCCAGAACCACCGTCACCAGGTCGGTGGTCTCCAGTTCGCCCGCCGAGCACCAGCCTGCAGGGGcagacaggggcagccaggattaGGGGCCCTGCGGGAGCCGCCAAGCCGGGAAACACTTATTCATCAGGAGGATGACAGCGGAGGCTGCCGGAACTCCTGGAGCATTTTATGCTTGCGAAGCGTTTTCAGTCCATTACCTCATTAGAGCATTCCCAGGAGGTAGGCGTTATGATCGTGGCCATttaacagatgaggaaactgaggctcagagggagGAAGTGAGTTGCCTAAGGCCACACACTGATGGTTTATGGAAGAGCCACATCCCTCTCCCAGCCCAGGATGGTATCCTGAGCAGCTGGTAAGAGGGGAGGCTGTCGCAGGACCTTGGCCCCCTCGGGAACTCACAGTCCTCTCAGGGCGATGGAATGGTACATGCACAGAACCAGGGAAGCCCCAGACAAACACTTTCACAGCTGAGGGCTCAGCCTTCCCCCCGGGGTGGGGGAGTAAAATGTGTGCTTTCAGTCAGTGTGGCCAGGAGCCATGGCGACAGTGGTCAAGAACAGTTGGTGTGTGATGGGGCAGTAGGGGCGGGAGGCCCTTTGGACAATTCTTTGCATGGTTTGAAGATGAGGGACTGGGATTCCCAGAGAGCAGGAGATACTCTGTGGGAGGAGTGGTATGGATGGAGGCTTCCAGGCAGGAATGAGCAATGCACTGAAGAGAGGGCCCAGGTCAGAGGCCCAGAGACATGAGGTCAGGGCAGACACTCGGCAGCAGGGGAGCCAGAATCAGAGGACCTGGGATGGGGGCCAGAGGCACCGCAAGCATCTTGCACTGTCACCAACTGGCAACAAGGCGCTCAGGGGGTGATAGACTCAGAGACATGGCTATGTAGATGCCATCTCCAAATAAGGACCCTCAGCCTGCCTTCACGGAATGTGCAggcggctctgggctggggtgggaggaACACAAGGAGTCCGCTGCGGAAACCCTTCTCTGTGGCATGTTGCAGGGCATTTGTGGGATGGAGCAGTCAATGTGGGCCCAAGTCATCTGGGAGGGCCGTGGAGACATTGAGTAGGATCAGGAAGGGGAGAAACCTGGAAAGACATTCCAGGCAAGGAAACCAAGGTGAGCAGATACcagaggggtggggaggctcaggaagcagggaggagaggaactGAGGCTGGGTGTGTGTTTTGAGCAGGGGTGGAAAATACTGTTGGTGTAGGGTGGAGTCAAATGACTGGAGACTCTTCCAGGCCAAGCACAGGCATCCGGTTCTGGGAAGAGGGAATGGgggccctgggtggtgcaaatgccagtggcctcagctgctaactgagaggttggctGCTGAAGGAcccgcccccactcccaccccctgcccaaaggcacctcagaagaaaggcctggagatctgcctTTGAAAGTCAGCCACGGAGAACCtgcctggagcacagttctactctgacatgcatggGGCTGTCGTGAGTCAGAACAGATGCAGCAGCAGCTCGTTGGGCTTCTTGGGTTAAAGAAGAGATGGGAGTCACTGGAGGCTGCTTAGCCGGGAAGTAGTGTGAGGAAGAGGTCATGTGTAGTCTGGCTAAAGACCAGGAGGCTGCTGGGTGGGACTGCAGCCCTGGGACAGCGTTGTTGGGGCAGAGAGGAGAGGACAGCAGTTCCTGGGGGGACAGTTGACATT
Proteins encoded in this window:
- the NECTIN4 gene encoding nectin-4; protein product: MWGPEAWLLLLLLASLTGLPLSAPAGWCSAGELETTDLVTVVLGQDAKLPCFYRGDPDEQVGQVAWARVDAVEGAQELALLHSKYGLHVGSAYEGRVEQPPPPRDPLDGAVLLRNAVQADEGEYECRVSTFPAGSFQARLRLRVLVPPLPSLNPGPALEEGQGLTLAASCTAEGSPAPSVTWDTEVKGIPSSRSFKHPRSAAVTSEFHLVPSRSMNGQPLTCVVSHPGLLQDQRITHILQVAFLTEASVRGLEDQTLWHVGKEGAMLKCLSEGQPPPEYNWTRLDGPLPSGVRVEGATLGFPRLTTEHSGTYVCHVSNALSSRDFQVMVEVLDPEDAGVKQVDLVSASVVTVGVIAALLFCLLVVVVVLMSRYHRRKAQQMTQKYEEELTLTRENSIRRLHSQHADPRNQPEESVGLRAEGHPDSLKDNSSCSVMSEEPEGRSYSTLTTVREIETQTELLSPGSGRAEEEEDRDEGIKQAMNHFVQENGTLRAKHTGNGIYINGRGHLV